In the Deinococcus depolymerans genome, one interval contains:
- a CDS encoding DUF6210 family protein, which translates to MGQEHAYVFLDPDGTQGAGIVVIVQTPTGVMYASQVGGMRNEERAVEGFAVPNFHPSHLEALTAFFDRYHGSPPDGLECPWPASHLDELAQIISCVPLWHTSREHDTPAVLTLDRDRLEELTEGWIPVDTAYGPGILTHQNCD; encoded by the coding sequence ATGGGACAGGAACACGCCTACGTCTTTCTTGACCCGGACGGCACGCAGGGCGCGGGCATCGTAGTCATCGTGCAGACTCCGACTGGAGTCATGTACGCCTCGCAGGTGGGCGGTATGCGGAACGAGGAACGAGCGGTGGAGGGATTCGCCGTTCCGAACTTCCATCCGTCACATCTGGAAGCACTCACAGCCTTTTTCGACCGGTACCACGGCTCTCCTCCCGATGGACTGGAGTGTCCATGGCCAGCCTCCCATCTCGACGAACTGGCCCAGATCATCAGCTGCGTTCCCCTGTGGCACACCAGTCGGGAGCACGACACGCCCGCCGTGCTAACACTGGACAGAGACCGGCTTGAAGAGTTGACCGAAGGCTGGATTCCGGTAGATACGGCCTACGGCCCGGGCATCCTGACCCATCAGAACTGCGACTGA